A genomic segment from Mustela lutreola isolate mMusLut2 chromosome 15, mMusLut2.pri, whole genome shotgun sequence encodes:
- the SRSF1 gene encoding serine/arginine-rich splicing factor 1: MSGGGVIRGPAGNNDCRIYVGNLPPDIRTKDIEDVFYKYGAIRDIDLKNRRGGPPFAFVEFEDPRDAEDAVYGRDGYDYDGYRLRVEFPRSGRGTGRGGGGGGGGGAPRGRYGPPSRRSENRVVVSGLPPSGSWQDLKDHMREAGDVCYADVYRDGTGVVEFVRKEDMTYAVRKLDNTKFRSHEGETAYIRVKVDGPRSPSYGRSRSRSRSRSRSRSRSNSRSRSYSPRRSRGSPRYSPRHSRSRSRT, from the exons ATGTCGGGAGGTGGTGTGATTCGTGGCCCGGCAGGGAACAACGATTGCCGCATCTACGTGGGTAACTTACCTCCAGACATCCGAACCAAGGACATTGAGGACGTGTTCTACAAATACGGTGCTATCCGCGACATCGATCTCAAGAATCGCCGCGGAGGACCGCCCTTCGCCTTCGTTGAGTTCGAGGACCCTCG AGACGCGGAAGACGCGGTGTATGGTCGCGACGGCTATGATTACGATGGATACCGTCTGCGGGTGGAGTTTCCTCGAAGCGGCCGTGGTACAGGCCGAGGCGGCGGCGGGGGTGGAGGTGGCGGGGCTCCCCGAGGCCGCTATGGCCCCCCGTCCAGGCGTTCTGAAAACAGAGTGGTTGTCTCCG gaCTGCCTCCAAGTGGAAGCTGGCAGGATTTAAAGGATCACATGCGTGAAGCAGGTGATGTATGTTATGCTGATGTTTACCGAGATGGCACTGGTGTCGTGGAGTTTGTACGGAAAGAAGATATGACCTATGCAGTTCGAAAACTGGATAACACTAAGTTTAGATCTCATGAG GGAGAAACTGCCTACATCCGGGTTAAAGTTGATGGGCCCAGAAGTCCAAGTTATGGAAGATCACGCTCTCGAAGCCGTAGTCGTAGCAGAAGCCGTAGCAGAAGCAACAGCAGGAGTCGCAGTTACTCCCCAAGGAGAAGCAGAGGATCACCACGCTATTCTCCCCGTCATAGCAGATCTCGCTCTCGTACATAA